Proteins from one Tsuneonella aeria genomic window:
- a CDS encoding helicase HerA-like domain-containing protein, whose translation MSRIFIGLADNGEQQYLELSRANRHGLVAGATGTGKTVTLQGLAESFSADGVPVFLADVKGDLSGIAMPGSPTFKNAAALEQRARDIGMADYAYSDNPVVFWDLFGEQGHPIRTTVSEMGPLLLGRLLGLNDTQQGVLDIVFRYADEQGLLLLDLEDLRAMLAHTSENASALSARYGNVTKPSVGTIQRAVLSLDSQGGTMFFGEPALEVEDFIRVDDKGRGMINVLAADRLMQSPKLYATFLLWLLAELFETLPEVGDPEKPRLVFFFDEAHLLFDDAPRALLTTIEQVVRLIRSKGVGVYFVTQNPIDIPETVAGQLGNRVQHALRAYTPRDQKAIRAAAETFRINPDLDVAQAITELRTGEALVSTLMEDGAPSVVQRTLVKPPRSRLGPIDAKERAIIRSVSPFDGKYDERVDRESAEEVLAQKAADAAATADEVEETSREEVGRRERKSPDIWGKAMKRAASAAMGSGASIAAGAILGKKSRARPMKTAASSAAGSIATDLAGPYVGRFVRNLIGGLMR comes from the coding sequence ATGAGCCGCATATTCATCGGCCTTGCTGACAATGGCGAACAGCAATACCTCGAACTGTCGCGCGCGAACCGCCACGGACTGGTCGCCGGCGCCACGGGCACCGGCAAGACGGTGACGTTGCAGGGGTTGGCGGAGAGCTTTTCCGCTGATGGCGTGCCGGTGTTCCTGGCCGACGTGAAGGGCGATCTTTCCGGTATCGCCATGCCGGGTTCGCCCACCTTCAAGAACGCTGCCGCCCTGGAGCAGCGCGCGCGGGACATCGGAATGGCGGACTATGCCTACTCCGACAACCCGGTGGTGTTCTGGGACCTGTTCGGGGAGCAGGGCCACCCGATCCGCACCACCGTGTCCGAAATGGGCCCCTTGCTGCTCGGCCGCCTGCTCGGGCTGAACGATACGCAGCAGGGCGTGCTCGACATCGTCTTCCGCTACGCCGACGAGCAGGGTTTGCTCCTGCTCGACCTGGAAGACCTGCGCGCGATGCTTGCGCACACCAGCGAGAATGCGAGCGCGCTTTCGGCGCGGTACGGCAATGTTACAAAACCTTCGGTCGGGACGATCCAGCGTGCCGTCCTCAGTCTCGACAGCCAGGGTGGTACGATGTTCTTCGGCGAACCAGCCCTGGAGGTGGAGGACTTCATTCGCGTGGATGACAAGGGGCGCGGCATGATCAACGTGCTGGCCGCCGACCGCCTGATGCAGAGCCCCAAGCTCTACGCCACGTTCCTGCTGTGGCTGCTGGCCGAACTGTTCGAAACCCTGCCCGAGGTAGGGGATCCTGAAAAACCGCGCCTGGTGTTCTTCTTTGACGAGGCGCACCTGTTGTTCGATGACGCACCGCGCGCGCTGCTCACGACCATCGAACAGGTCGTGCGGCTGATCCGATCGAAGGGAGTCGGCGTATATTTCGTGACACAGAACCCGATCGACATTCCCGAAACGGTGGCGGGGCAGCTCGGCAATCGGGTGCAGCACGCCCTCCGTGCCTATACCCCACGCGACCAGAAGGCGATCCGTGCCGCTGCCGAGACTTTTCGTATCAATCCCGATCTCGATGTCGCGCAGGCGATTACCGAGCTGCGGACGGGCGAGGCGCTCGTGTCCACCCTGATGGAAGACGGCGCGCCATCGGTGGTGCAGCGTACGCTGGTCAAGCCGCCGCGCAGCCGGCTGGGGCCCATCGACGCCAAGGAACGCGCGATCATTCGGTCGGTCAGCCCGTTCGACGGCAAGTACGACGAGCGCGTCGATCGCGAAAGCGCGGAGGAAGTCCTGGCGCAGAAGGCTGCGGACGCGGCGGCCACTGCCGACGAGGTCGAGGAGACGAGCCGCGAGGAAGTCGGCCGCCGCGAACGCAAGAGCCCGGATATCTGGGGCAAGGCCATGAAACGCGCGGCGAGCGCGGCAATGGGTTCGGGCGCCTCCATCGCGGCCGGTGCGATCCTGGGCAAGAAATCGCGCGCCCGGCCGATGAAGACCGCCGCCAGTTCCGCCGCGGGATCGATCGCCACCGATCTGGCCGGACCTTATGTCGGCCGCTTCGTCCGCAATCTTATCGGCGGGCTGATGCGTTAG